The following coding sequences lie in one Hydrogenophaga sp. PBL-H3 genomic window:
- a CDS encoding type IV pilus assembly protein FimV: protein MRKYWTGCILLSTALSSSAVTLGRHSGAAVIGRSLDVRVQVLLASGEDLTNLCIQTDVFYGDTQVSPSLVRTSPQRTTPDTEASVRVQANLPVNEPFVTLYVKAGCSTQFTRRFVLLADLVNEPIAATVPPAAGAASVAPATVAASALPRVAGSTNGAGAASSAANGSAQAKVDGAVSPDRSAPRPASVVRRVPPKPPVVAAPRLQLDPIDLTTGIERDPTLKLSPMLLSEPSTSEETRAAAALLWKSINASSEDIMRDAQKLIALESDMERLRQEQAQSQAALGELKSQLEQSQAQRYRNWLVYLLGGLLLLALLGVLLVSRRRQEAVVQGSEASRAWWNPEEEEKTLLVPLEPEAGVSRETSGFTPLGNDVDLDLDLDQDSSFDELANANNAALSAKESRLTEQTATPLSARDRREFSTSALNVSRSVATEELFDVQQQADFFVSLGEDEQAIQVLKDHLAESHEPSALTYMDLFHIYHRLGRRNDYENLREEFNHVFNAGAPPFDQYSQRGRGLEAYETAFSRIQALWPEPRVLDLIEQSIFRDATDSASEVFDLEAYRELLMLHAIAKDLIQRDNPVPRASGDFQHTSMQPLKAADKAAFKVSGSLRDASERHTQPMGLESLPKASSRLGLDINLDDFAETDSFEASLPEVNVAVEQSAKPTQPADFEIREVDGNLIDFEVLDFDLPNESDGGARSGKKT, encoded by the coding sequence GTGCGCAAGTACTGGACAGGTTGTATTTTGCTATCAACTGCCCTGAGCAGTTCTGCCGTGACCCTCGGTCGTCACAGTGGCGCGGCCGTGATCGGCCGGTCGCTGGATGTGCGCGTGCAGGTGTTGCTGGCTTCCGGCGAAGACTTGACCAACCTCTGCATCCAGACCGATGTCTTCTATGGAGACACCCAGGTCTCGCCCAGCCTGGTGCGAACGTCGCCGCAACGAACCACACCCGATACCGAAGCGTCCGTGCGGGTCCAGGCCAACTTGCCCGTCAACGAGCCCTTCGTGACCTTGTACGTCAAAGCCGGTTGCAGCACGCAGTTCACACGCCGCTTCGTGTTGCTGGCGGATCTGGTCAACGAGCCCATCGCGGCCACGGTGCCGCCGGCTGCTGGTGCCGCCTCGGTTGCCCCGGCGACGGTTGCGGCTTCCGCGTTGCCCCGAGTGGCGGGTTCTACAAATGGAGCAGGCGCGGCTTCCAGCGCGGCCAACGGTTCTGCGCAAGCCAAAGTGGATGGTGCCGTTAGCCCGGACAGGTCGGCACCGCGTCCAGCGTCGGTGGTGCGACGCGTTCCTCCCAAGCCTCCCGTGGTCGCCGCCCCTCGGTTGCAGCTGGATCCGATCGACCTCACCACGGGTATTGAGCGCGACCCCACCCTCAAACTCTCGCCCATGCTGTTGAGCGAGCCCAGCACCTCGGAAGAAACGCGGGCCGCTGCGGCCCTGCTCTGGAAGAGCATCAACGCGTCGTCCGAAGACATCATGCGCGACGCCCAGAAGCTGATCGCGCTGGAGTCCGACATGGAGCGGCTTCGTCAGGAGCAGGCGCAGAGCCAGGCCGCACTGGGCGAACTGAAGTCGCAGCTGGAGCAATCGCAGGCGCAGCGCTACCGAAACTGGTTGGTCTATTTGCTGGGCGGATTGTTGCTTCTGGCCTTGCTGGGCGTGCTGCTGGTCTCGCGTCGACGTCAAGAAGCGGTGGTTCAGGGCTCGGAGGCCTCCCGCGCTTGGTGGAATCCCGAGGAAGAAGAGAAAACCTTGCTGGTGCCCCTGGAGCCGGAGGCTGGTGTGTCCAGGGAGACTTCGGGATTCACTCCGTTGGGTAACGACGTTGATCTGGATCTCGATCTCGACCAGGATTCTTCATTTGACGAACTGGCCAACGCCAACAACGCGGCCTTGAGCGCCAAGGAGTCGCGGTTGACCGAGCAGACGGCGACGCCGTTGTCCGCTCGCGACCGGCGGGAGTTCTCCACCAGTGCCCTGAATGTGTCCCGTTCGGTGGCTACCGAGGAGCTGTTCGACGTGCAGCAGCAGGCCGATTTCTTCGTGTCGTTGGGCGAAGACGAGCAAGCCATTCAGGTCCTCAAGGATCATCTGGCGGAAAGCCATGAGCCCAGTGCGCTCACCTACATGGACCTGTTCCACATCTACCACCGGCTGGGACGCCGCAACGACTACGAAAATCTGCGCGAAGAGTTCAACCACGTGTTCAACGCTGGAGCGCCACCGTTCGACCAGTATTCCCAGCGTGGCAGGGGTCTTGAAGCCTACGAAACCGCGTTCAGCCGCATCCAGGCGCTGTGGCCGGAGCCCCGTGTGCTGGACCTGATCGAACAGTCCATCTTCCGTGATGCCACCGACAGTGCGTCCGAGGTCTTTGATCTTGAGGCGTATCGCGAGCTGCTGATGCTGCACGCAATTGCCAAAGACCTCATCCAGCGCGACAACCCAGTTCCCCGCGCGAGCGGCGATTTTCAGCACACTTCCATGCAACCGCTGAAAGCGGCGGACAAGGCTGCGTTCAAGGTGAGTGGTTCGCTGCGCGATGCGTCGGAGCGGCATACCCAGCCCATGGGGCTGGAGAGTCTGCCGAAGGCCTCATCTCGCTTGGGTCTTGACATCAATCTGGATGACTTTGCAGAGACGGACAGCTTCGAGGCATCGTTGCCCGAAGTGAATGTGGCGGTGGAGCAGTCCGCCAAGCCCACCCAGCCTGCAGACTTTGAAATTCGGGAGGTCGACGGCAATCTCATCGACTTTGAGGTGCTCGATTTCGACCTGCCGAACGAATCCGATGGCGGCGCACGGTCAGGCAAGAAAACCTGA
- a CDS encoding D-2-hydroxyacid dehydrogenase family protein — MNIVILDDYQDAVRKLKCAEKLESYPAKVFTNTVKGVGQLSIRLRDADVLVLIRERTQISRQLIEKLPRLKLIAQTGRVGAHLDVAACTERGIAVAEGVGSPVSTAELTWALIMASMRRIPQYVSNLKHGAWQQAGLKSSAMPTNFGVGMVLRGKTLGVWSYGRIGQLVAGYGRAFGMRVVIWGSEASRASAVADGFEAAESREAFFASADVLSLHLRLSETNAGCVTLEDLGRMKPTSLLVNTSRAELIEPEALLASLNRGRPGLAAVDVFESEPILQGHALLRLENCICTPHIGYVEQDSYEQYFSSAFDNVVNFIKGTPTNIVNPGALQVRR; from the coding sequence ATGAACATAGTGATTCTTGACGACTACCAGGACGCGGTTCGAAAGCTGAAATGCGCAGAGAAGCTGGAGTCTTACCCTGCCAAGGTGTTCACCAACACCGTCAAGGGTGTCGGCCAGCTGTCAATCCGCCTGCGTGACGCCGACGTGCTGGTGCTGATCCGTGAGCGAACCCAGATTTCTCGCCAGCTCATCGAAAAACTGCCGCGCCTCAAACTCATCGCTCAAACGGGGCGAGTGGGGGCGCATCTTGATGTGGCAGCCTGCACCGAGCGCGGCATTGCGGTGGCCGAAGGTGTGGGCTCGCCCGTGTCGACGGCCGAACTCACCTGGGCCTTGATCATGGCCTCGATGCGCAGGATTCCCCAATACGTGTCCAACCTGAAGCATGGGGCTTGGCAGCAAGCCGGGCTCAAGTCTTCCGCCATGCCGACCAACTTCGGTGTCGGCATGGTGCTGCGCGGCAAGACACTCGGGGTCTGGAGCTACGGGCGCATTGGCCAATTGGTGGCAGGCTACGGTCGCGCGTTCGGCATGCGCGTGGTGATCTGGGGCAGCGAAGCGTCACGGGCCAGTGCGGTGGCCGACGGCTTCGAGGCGGCAGAGAGCCGGGAGGCATTTTTCGCCTCGGCTGACGTGCTGTCGTTGCACCTGCGGCTGAGCGAAACCAATGCTGGCTGTGTCACGCTGGAAGACTTGGGCCGCATGAAGCCCACCTCCTTGCTGGTGAACACCTCACGCGCAGAGCTGATCGAGCCCGAAGCTTTGCTCGCCTCCCTCAACCGGGGTCGGCCAGGATTGGCGGCGGTCGACGTGTTCGAGTCAGAGCCCATCTTGCAGGGACACGCCCTGCTGAGACTGGAGAACTGCATTTGCACGCCCCACATCGGCTATGTGGAACAAGACAGCTACGAGCAGTATTTCTCCTCGGCGTTTGACAACGTGGTCAATTTCATCAAAGGCACGCCCACCAACATCGTGAATCCCGGCGCATTGCAGGTTCGTCGCTAG